One genomic segment of Corvus moneduloides isolate bCorMon1 chromosome 23, bCorMon1.pri, whole genome shotgun sequence includes these proteins:
- the LOC116454939 gene encoding protein argonaute-1 produces MEAGPSGAAAGAYLPPLQQVFQAPRRPGIGTVGKPIKLLANYFEVDIPKIDVYHYEVDIKPDKCPRRVNREVVEYMVQHFKPQIFGDRKPVYDGKKNIYTVTALPIGNERVDFEVTIPGEGKDRIFKVSIKWMAIVSWRMLHEALVSGQIPVPLESVQALDVAMRHLASMRYTPVGRSFFSPPEGYYHPLGGGREVWFGFHQSVRPAMWKMMLNIDVSATAFYKAQPVIEFMCEVLDIRNIDEQPKPLTDSQRVRFTKEIKGLKVEVTHCGQMKRKYRVCNVTRRPASHQTFPLQLESGQTVECTVAQYFKQKYNLQLKYPHLPCLQVGQEQKHTYLPLEVCNIVAGQRCIKKLTDNQTSTMIKATARSAPDRQEEISRLMKNASYNLDPYIQEFGIKVKDDMTEVTGRVLPAPILQYGGRNRAIATPNQGVWDMRGKQFYNGIEIKVWAIACFAPQKQCREEVLKNFTDQLRKISKDAGMPIQGQPCFCKYAQGADSVEPMFRHLKNTYSGLQLIIVILPGKTPVYAEVKRVGDTLLGMATQCVQVKNVVKTSPQTLSNLCLKINVKLGGINNILVPHQRSAVFQQPVIFLGADVTHPPAGDGKKPSITAVVGSMDAHPSRYCATVRVQRPRQEIIEDLSYMVRELLIQFYKSTRFKPTRIIFYRDGVPEGQLPQILHYELLAIRDACIKLEKDYQPGITYIVVQKRHHTRLFCADKNERIGKSGNIPAGTTVDTNITHPFEFDFYLCSHAGIQGTSRPSHYYVLWDDNRFTADELQILTYQLCHTYVRCTRSVSIPAPAYYARLVAFRARYHLVDKEHDSGEGSHISGQSNGRDPQALAKAVQVHQDTLRTMYFA; encoded by the exons ctgcaggcGCATACCTGCCCCCCTTGCAGCAGGTGTTTCAAGCACCGCGTCGGCCCGGGATAGGAACTGTCGGGAAGCCCATCAAGCTCTTGGCCAACTACTTTGAAGTGGACATTCCCAAGATCGATGTGTATCATTATGAAGTGGATATCAAACCCGATAAATGTCCACGCAGAGTCAACAG GGAAGTCGTGGAGTACATGGTGCAGCACTTCAAACCCCAGATCTTTGGTGACCGAAAACCAGTCTATGATGGGAAGAAGAACATTTACACTGTCACAGCCTTACCCATTGGGAATGAGCGG GTTGACTTTGAGGTGACAATCCCAGGGGAAGGCAAGGACAGGATATTTAAGGTCTCTATCAAATGGATGGCCATTGTGAGCTGGCGCATGCTGCACGAGGCCCTGGTCAGCGGGCAGATCCCCGTCCCACTGGAGTCCGTCCAGGCGCTGGATGTTGCCATGAGGCACCTGGCTTCCATGAG GTACACTCCAGTCGGCCGGTCCTTCTTCTCCCCCCCTGAAGGCTACTACCACCCcctgggagggggcagggaggtCTGGTTCGGTTTCCACCAGTCAGTCCGGCCTGCCATGTGGAAGATGATGCTCAACATCGATG TGTCGGCCACTGCCTTCTACAAAGCCCAGCCTGTCATCGAGTTCATGTGTGAGGTGCTGGACATCCGGAACATTGACGAGCAGCCCAAGCCCCTGACGGACTCGCAGAGAGTGCGTTTCACCAAGGAGATCAAAG GTCTGAAGGTGGAGGTGACCCACTGTGGGCAGATGAAGAGGAAATACCGTGTGTGTAACGTTACCCGACGGCCAGCCAGCCACCAGAC gttcccactgcagctggagagtgGTCAGACAGTGGAGTGCACAGTGGCTCAGTATTTCAAGCAGAAATACAACCTGCAGCTGAAATACCCTCACCTGCCCTGTCTCCAGGTTGGCCAGGAACAGAAACACACGTACCTTCCCTTGGAG GTGTGTAACATCGTGGCAGGCCAGCGGTGTATCAAGAAGCTCACAGACAATCAAACGTCAACCATGATAAAAGCAACAGCCAGGTCTGCCCCAGACAGGCAGGAGGAAATCAGTCGCCTG atGAAGAATGCCAGCTACAACCTGGATCCATACATTCAGGAGTTTGGGATCAAGGTGAAGGATGATATGACGGAGGTGACAGGGCGGGTCCTGCCGGCTCCCATCCTGCAGTATGGAGGCCGG AACCGGGCCATTGCAACTCCCAACCAAGGCGTGTGGGACATGCGAGGGAAGCAGTTCTACAACGGCATTGAGATCAAAGTCTGGGCCATTGCCTGCTTTGCCCCGCAGAAGCAGTGTCGAGAGGAGGTGCTGAA GAACTTCACAGACCAGCTACGCAAGATCTCCAAGGACGCCGGGATGCCGATCCAGGGCCAGCCCTGCTTCTGCAAGTACGCCCAGGGTGCAGACAGCGTGGAGCCCATGTTCCGACACCTCAAGAACACCTATTCAGGGCTTCAGCTCATCATTGTCATCCTGCCAGGGAAGACGCCGGTGTACG CCGAGGTGAAGCGTGTTGGGGACACTCTCCTGGGAATGGCCACACAGTGCGTTCAGGTCAAGAATGTGGTGAAAACTTCCCCACAGACCCTTTCCAACCTCTGCCTCAAGATCAACGTCAAGCTTGGCGGGATCAACAACATCCTTGTGCCTCACCAGCG ctctgctgtctTTCAGCAGCCGGTGATCTTCCTCGGGGCTGATGTCACTCACCCgccagcaggagatgggaagaAACCTTCGATAACGGCT GTTGTGGGCAGCATGGACGCCCACCCAAGCCGGTACTGTGCCACGGTGCGCGTGCAGCGTCCTCGCCAAGAGATCATCGAGGACTTGTCCTACATGGTGAGGGAGCTCCTCATCCAGTTCTACAAATCCACACGCTTCAAACCCACCAGGATCATCTTCTACCGCGATGGTGTTCCTGAGGGGCAGCTCCCACAG ATCCTACACTATGAGCTCCTGGCGATCCGAGACGCCTGCATCAAACTGGAAAAGGATTACCAGCCTGGCATCACCTACATTGTCGTCCAGAAGAGGCATCACACCCGTCTCTTCTGTGCAGACAAGAATGAGAGG ATTGGAAAGAGTGGGAACATCCCAGCAGGAACCACAGTGGATACCAACATCACCCACCCCTTTGAGTTTGACTTCTACCTGTGCAGTCATGCAGGCATTCAG GGCACGAGCCGGCCGTCCCACTACTACGTGCTCTGGGATGACAACCGGTTCACGGCGGACGAGCTGCAGATCCTCACGTACCAGCTGTGCCATACCTACGTGCGCTGCACCCGCTCTgtctccatcccagccccagcctaTTATGCCCGGCTGGTGGCGTTCCGGGCGCGGTACCATCTCGTGGACAAGGAGCACGACAG TGGCGAGGGCAGCCATATATCTGGACAGAGCAACGGCAGAGACCCCCAGGCCTTGGCGAAGGCTGTGCAGGTTCATCAGGACACTTTACGTACCATGTACTTTGCTTGA